One window of the Babesia bovis T2Bo chromosome 2, whole genome shotgun sequence genome contains the following:
- a CDS encoding Oligosaccharyl transferase STT3 subunit family protein, translating into MRSYGLNDIHCITHSDGSYLFHIVMDKAHSYKGGLPWDVGSRTILALIALHGFIIRTFSVVKNGIILYDYDSYFNYRCTEYIVKHGIRQFLQYVDYGSWYPHGRHVGRTVYYGLMFLTYGIYVFLRYIGFDPDLKTICVLLPPAFSVVSVFAIYFFAYNLSGSDNAAVASSFFITTMPAMLSRTSAGIYDYEAIAISLVVFACDTWLRAVRTGKLLWSLVSAILTFLLASSWGGYIFIINAIACFTVGAILLDFDFKNAIMVYLVYYTLTLPLCFSIPVVSHSIIGSLEMKGPHVVFALCLMRLAWHNLARNRSKKELLRFSPFRTLSDKLHSHDETSAPCGCQNGVAANILCLIDYTMALSLFLACMWVILLGKFTKGKSPLMGRLQTLINPYKMDGSNPLVASISEHQPTKWFDFVSDFWVALLFVPIGIYVCVMYKLDIGSMALLIYGIITAYFTSAMIRLEVLFAPGVAILSGLGMSFVIERLSRDRRKMLMRVVALSFVGVLMVSHIFHVTWMASNVYSQPSILPSWNDPKRGHISKDDFRDAYTWIRYNTSTDSVILAWWDYGYELRQMTDRAVVTDNNTSDYLQIAITGMVFSSDEAEAYKMLRALNVDYVMVVYGGLVRYPMDDLSKFRWMIKIASTQFPQVHESFFKQKNRHGNWEHSLLYKLCHHGLHNSDETLSDQTPVNLKHFTEVFSSGNCLVRIYRVGGVGDV; encoded by the exons ATGCGTTCATATGGcttaaatgatatacactgtATCACACATAGTGATGGATCATATTTGTTCCATATTGTTATGGATAAGGCACATAGCTACAAAGGTGGCCTTCCCTGGGACGTAGGCTCCCGGACGATCCTAGCCCTAATAGCATTACATGGTTTTATTATTCGCACATTTTCTGTCGTTAAGAATGgaattatattatatgactATGATTCCTATTTCAACTATCGTTGCACGGAGTACATCGTTAAGCACGGTATTCGGCAATTCCTTCAATATGTTGACTACG GCAGTTGGTACCCACATGGACGGCATGTCGGCAGAACGGTGTACTATGGCCTAATGTTTCTTACATACGGAATATATGTTTTCCTGAGATATATTGGTTTTGACCCTGACCTCAAGACCATTTGCGTGCTGCTTCCTCCTGCATTTAGCGTCGTCAGTgtttttgcaatatatttttttgCATATAATTTGTCCGGAAGTGACAATGCAGCCGTAGCAAGTTCGTTTTTCATAACTACAATGCCCGCAATGCTATCTCGCACTTCTGCAG GGATTTATGACTATGAGGCAATAGCCATTAGTTTAGTTGTTTTCGCATGTGATACATGGCTGCGTGCTGTACGTACCGGGAAGCTATTGTGGTCTCTTGTTAGTGCCATACTCACGTTTCTGCTGGCATCGTCTTGGGGTGgttacatattcatcatcaatgcaATTGCGTGTTTCACTGTGGGCGCTATACTTTTAGATTTTGATTTTAAGAACGCTATTATGGTGTATCTCGTCTACTACACTCTCACATTGCCATTGTGCTTCTCTATTCCAGTTGTATCGCATTCCATCATTGGCTCCTTAGAGATGAAAGGTCCTCATGTGGTATTCGCCCTTTGTCTGATGCGTCTGGCATGGCATAACCTAGCACGTAATAGGTCTAAGAAAGAATTACTACGTTTTTCACCGTTCAGGACTCTATCAGATAAGTTGCATTCTCATGATGAAACGTCAGCCCCTTGTGGTTGCCAAAACGGCGTTGCTGCTAATATTCTTTGTTTAATAGACTATACTATGGCATTGTCCCTCTTTTTAGCGTGTATGTGGGTGATTTTGCTAGGGAAATTCACCAAGGGCAAATCACCTCTCATGGGCCGTCTCCAAACTTTGATAAATCCATATAAGATGGATGGTAGTAATCCCTTAGTGGCATCTATTTCTGAGCACCAACCGACAAAATG GTTTGACTTCGTATCTGACTTTTGGGTAGCCTTGTTGTTCGTACCTATTGGCATCTATGTATGTGTGATGTACAAATTGGACATTGGTTCTATGGCTTTGTTGATCTACGGGATTATCACTGCATACTTCACTAGTGCCATGATACGCTTGGAAGTTTTGTTCGCTCCGGGTGTTGCCATTCTTAGTGGTCTCGGTATGAGTTTCGTAATAGAAAGGCTATCAAGAGATCGAAGA AAAATGTTAATGCGTGTAGTTGCGTTGTCTTTTGTAGGCGTACTTATGGTATCGCACATATTCCATGTTACATGGATGGCTTCTAACGTCTATTCTCAACCTAGCATTCTACCATCCTGGAATGACCCTAAGCGCGGCCACATAAGCAAGGACGACTTTCGTGATGCTTACACATGGATACGCTATAACACCAGCACCGACTCCGTCATATTGGCATGGTGGGACTATGGATATGAATTGCGGCAGATGACCGATCGTGCTGTGGTTACGGACAACAACACGTCAGATTACTTACAAATTGCAATTACCGGTATG GTATTTAGTTCTGACGAAGCGGAGGCATACAAGATGTTACGCGCTTTAAATGTTGATTATGTAATGGTTGTCTACGGCGGCCTTGTGCGGTATCCGATGGACGACCTCTCCAAGTTTAGATGGATGATCAAGATAGCTTCCACTCAATTCCCACAAGTACACGAGTCGTTTTTTAAACAGAAAAACAGGCACGGCAATTGGGAACACAGTCTTTTGTACAAGCTATGCCACCACGGGCTACATAACAGCGATGAGACCCTATCTGACCAAACACCCGTGAACCTTAAGCATTTTACGGAAGTATTCAGCTCTGGAAACTGTTTGGTTAGAATCTACCGTGTTGGCGGTGTGGGTGACGTCTGA
- a CDS encoding putative Glucose-6-phosphate isomerase cytosolic: protein MASFALEKSSAYQSLLSLGRSADSVDLAALLRDRSRCDRLIKAIEGVTLDLSRQLVDIPTLEKLLALAREAGLESKIADFFGGVAINGTEGRAVLHMALRANRDEKFTVDGVNVTQDVYTTLDSIRAFADGVRSGKILASDGKPFDSVLCIGIGGSYLGTAFAAQAFMASGSARTACAGRKIRFLANVDPAGFRIAVDGLDANRTMAIVISKTFTTAETLRNAGMVRAWLKENIHDPSKFGKHMCAVSTNLKLTKEFGIEDSQVFGFWDWVGGRFSVSSAVGILPLAIHFGFDVVEKFLAGARFMDEHFRSTPLEDNMPVLMALCSFYNASVLGLNCVALLPYSEDLSLFPRYVQQLCMESNGKSVRMDGVRLSFDAGEIYFGESGTNGQHSFYQLLHQGRVVPSEFIGYIRSDNGDRVDGGVTSHQELMANFFAQPDALAYGRTPAQLEAAGCPANLIQHKLCPGNRPSMVMLFDEASPFALGALVALYEHRVAVQGFLWGINSFDQMGVELGKALAGDIRNLFKSGHHDWPSAVKEGQISYSTTRLLAKFAQ, encoded by the exons ATGGCTTCTTTTGCGCTTGAGAAATCTTCGGCATACCAGTCCCTTCTTTCTCTTGGACGTTCTGCCGACAGCGTCGATTTGGCTGCGCTTCTGCGTGACCGTAGTCGTTGCGATCGTCTAATTAAAGCCATTGAAG GCGTTACTCTCGACCTTTCTAGACAGCTGGTTGACATTCCTACTTTGGAAAAGTTGTTGGCACTGGCTCGCGAGGCTGGTTTGGAGTCCAAGATTGCTGACTTCTTTGGGGGTGTTGCCATAAACGGCACTGAGGGCAGAGCTGTGCTTCATATGGCTCTTCGCGCAAACCGCGATGAAAAGTTCACTGTGGATGGTGTCAACGTAACTCAGGATGTATACACCACTCTTGACAGTATACGTGCGTTTGCTGATGGTGTTCGTAGTGGGAAGATTCTAGCTTCTGATGGGAAGCCATTTGATTCGGTGCTTTGCATTGGTATTGGTGGTTCCTACCTCGGTACCGCGTTCGCTGCACAggcctttatggcatctgGGTCAGCACGAACGGCTTGTGCAGGTCGTAAGATCCGCTTCCTTGCTAATGTAGACCCGGCTGGGTTTCGTATAGCTGTTGATGGTTTGGATGCTAACCGTACTATG GCCATAGTTATCTCGAAGACTTTCACTACTGCTGAGACTCTGAGGAACGCTGGAATGGTGCGTGCTTGGTTGAAGGAAAACATTCATGATCCGTCTAAGTTCG GCAAGCACATGTGTGCTGTGAGCACCAACCTCAAGCTTACTAAAGAGTTTGGCATTGAAGACTCGCAGGTATTCGGTTTCTGGGATTGGGTG GGTGGTCGTTTTAGTGTTTCATCTGCTGTGGGCATTTTGCCCTTGGCAATTCACTTTGGTTTTGATGTGGTTGAGAAATTTTTGGCTGGAGCTCGTTTTATGGATGAACACTTTAGATCTACTCCTCTTGAGGACAATATGCCTGTATTGATGGCACTTTGCAGTTTCTACAATGCCTCTGTTCTCGGGTTAAACTGTGTAGCACTGCTTCCATATAGCGAGGATTTGAGTTTGTTCCCTCGTTACGTCCAGCAGTTGTGTATGGAGAGTAACGGGAAGTCAGTACGCATGGACGGTGTCCGCCTTTCATTTGACGCCGGTGAGATATACTTCGGTGAGAGTGGTACTAACGGTCAGCACAGTTTCTACCAGCTGTTGCACCAGGGTCGTGTGGTTCCTTCTGAGTTCATTGGGTACATTCGTAGTGACAATGGTGACAGGGTTGATGGTGGCGTTACTTCCCATCAAGAGCTCATGGCTAACTTTTTTGCACAGCCTGATGCTTTGGCTTATGGTCGCACTCCAGCACAGCTGGAGGCTGCTGGGTGCCCTGCTAACCTGATACAGCACAAGCTATGTCCCGGCAACAGGCCTTCCATGGTAATGTTGTTCGATGAGGCGTCTCCATTTGCACTGGGTGCTCTTGTAGCGCTTTATGAGCACCGTGTGGCTGTCCAAGGTTTCCTTTGGGGCATTAATTCATTTGATCAGATGGGTGTCGAGCTGGGAAAGGCACTGGCTGGCGACATACGCAACCTCTTCAAGTCTGGTCACCATGATTGGCCTTCTGCTGTAAAAGAGGGTCAAATATCCTATTCTACTACGCGTCTACTGGCAAAATTTGCCCAGTAA
- a CDS encoding CBF/Mak21 family protein, translated as MKSLQPVGRGVADGTLLSIINAYESTDWHGVAQHNVGNFSSKDDVKVMSSAKLLREGKELLNVLSRAYSRYTCANDSQKAWMRTAAKDVFLPLEKKSVATLTDSLDSMAVLASECCPLNYKFITSLFNMCQNSALRVMMSAVERMHAVFMEVLPNRKLRYIDQLDTSCVTFLSYHLSLWEKNGASTWDSLDPNARLVLHAVSFEDFFKGAYAAYIQLVKDQLEGGVFFVQRRMLQYVFEMLAKKPEQEGLLLDILVTTLFNGDSKLSSIASTKLTALLECHSGMKGVVVNRFGTLLLGLLSKVKCGFTVDKSKSTSKRKRRGIRSSVSPEWIPTLQSVHRGLQFLSSIAFTRKDTKATAGAIKCYISVLSFIFATKPDANNSRKSTPVYELEEFSRIIRCISSGLERCVTLLRNSDSQFDLSDYISGDSSSGANLECTINSLYNAAGNPVSLKTNIALLSLLSKIHSSEPRFYNLLYDRILDLRIYEAENRRYFLSLVTRFITHVDDISIIAAFVKRLLQVGLCLDSTSVGTVIVRICRLAMSSKRDLHAMLNSSSDISGFGMKGKPTFQGADKSHLWEYYLQRLYYHPTVSEESMLLPQALPNNMVDFEVPSLFEELGAASGQLSGEGFEYTQRAYWTAGRKALPHQLIFKLFNDYRSLYDTPPPARKASDYEEREILSGSEDEEHVGDDDSLYSDDESVYGDKDALAGPQIDSDGMDSDDDIDEVISDDDSDISDDSEYMSDVEDDMASDQDLSDSDESTGEFSSGSSDIEDGMLSSGDSTDSDTSSGTSEDVEPLGKSKYRTETKAIAKLEPIKGAKTHGPGKETSRKKQGQVKLAVTATPTKKSKVKPSQGSKDPTVARSGEPGRAKSSLASSSDELIMEPGDTGGKAKGRKASGKPDASVATKSTRPSKEVKPGKKRDDKRKEHRHDPLSDMDSEGEPKRRKKISQLIEKATKGSFADISDIPGVEEFL; from the exons ATGAAATCTCTGCAGCCCGTTGGTCGCGGTGTAGCTGACGGCACATTGCTGTCTATCATTAATGCGTACGAATCTACTGATTGGCACGGTGTTGCTCAGCATAATGTTGGTAATTTTAGTTCGAAGGATGATGTAAAAGTTATGAGTTCGGCTAAATTGCTTCGAGAGGGCAAGGAGTTACTTAACGTTCTTTCTCGTGCCTATTCTCGTTACACTTGTGCGAACGACTCGCAGAAGGCTTGGATGCGCACTGCTGCTAAGGATGTATTTTTACCTctag AAAAGAAATCGGTTGCTACTTTAACTGACTCATTGGATTCTATGGCTGTCCTGGCTTCTGAATGCTGTCCTCTGAATTACAAGTTTATAACTTCCCTGTTTAACATGTGTCAAAACAGTGCTTTGCGGGTGATGATGTCAGCTGTTGAGCGTATGCATGCTGTATTTATGGAGGTACTGCCAAATCGCAAGTTACGTTACATTGATCAACTCGACACTTCTTGTGTTACCTTTTTAAGTTACCATTTATCTTTATGGGAGAAGAATGGTGCATCGACTTGGGATTCATTGGATCCAAACGCTCGTTTAGTTCTTCATGCTGTTAGTTTTGAGGACTTTTTCAAAGGGGCATACGCCGCTTATATTCAG TTGGTAAAAGATCAGCTTGAGGGTGGTGTATTTTTTGTCCAGCGTCGTATGCTGCAGTATGTTTTTGAGATGTTGGCTAAGAAGCCTGAGCAAGAGGGTTTGTTGTTGGACATCCTTGTGACCACCCTATTTAATGGTGACAGCAAGTTATCTTCTATAGCGTCTACTAAGCTAACTGCTCTTCTTGAGTGCCATTCGGGTATGAAAGGGGTTGTTGTTAACCGATTTGGTACCCTTTTACTGGGTTTACTTAGTAAGGTCAAATGTGGATTTACTGTTGATAAATCCAAGTCTACCTCCAAGAGAAAGAGGCGTGGCATTCGATCTTCTGTAT CTCCCGAATGGATTCCAACTTTACAAAGCGTGCATCGTGGTTTGCAATTTTTATCTTCAATAGCCTTTACTCGCAAGGACACCAAGGCCACTGCTGGAGCTATAAAGTGTTACATTTCAGTATTATCTTTCATTTTTGCTACAAAACCGGATGCCAATAATAGCCGCAAATCAACTCCTGTCTATGAACTTGAGGAGTTTTCACGTATAATACGTTGTATTTCCTCTGGTCTCGAGCGTTGCGTTACTTTGCTGCGCAATAGTGATTCCCAGTTTGATCTATCTGACTATATATCGGGGGATAGTAGTTCAGGGGCTAATTTGGAATGTACCATCAACAGCTTGTACAATGCCGCTGGGAATCCTGTTTCTCTCAAGACAAACATAGCATTGTTATCTTTACTATCCAAGATACATTCATCTGA ACCTCGGTTTTACAATTTGCTTTACGATCGCATTCTAGATCTTCGCATATATGAGGCTGAGAACCGGCGTTATTTTTTATCGCTGGTTACTAGGTTTATAACACATGTCGATGATATTTCCATTATTGCTGCATTTGTAAAGCGTTTGCTACAG GTTGGTCTTTGTTTGGACAGTACATCAGTTGGAACTGTCATCGTTCGTATATGCCGCCTTGCCATGTCTTCCAAACGTGATTTGCACGCTATGTTAAACTCCTCTAGTGACATTAGTGGTTTCGGTATGAAAGGCAAACCTACATTCCAGGGG GCTGATAAATCCCACCTCTGGGAATATTACTTGCAACGTCTATACTACCACCCAACTGTATCTGAAGAGAGCATGCTGTTACCACAAGCTTTGCCTAATAATATGGTCGATTTCGAGGTCCCCAGTCTATTTGAAGAGTTAGGTGCGGCTTCTGGCCAGCTTAGTGGCGAAGGTTTTGAATACACTCAACGTGCTTATTGGACTGCCGGTCGTAAGGCACTGCCGCATCAGTTAATATTCAAGTTATTTAACGACTATCGGTCTTTGTACGACACACCCCCTCCGGCGCGTAAAGCTAGTGATTATGAGGAGCGTGAAATTTTGTCTGGCAGTGAAGACGAGGAACATGTCGGTGACGATGATTCGCTATATAGTGATGATGAATCTGTTTATGGCGATAAGGACGCTTTGGCGGGACCGCAAATCGACTCTGATGGGATGGACTCAGACGACGACATTGATGAAGTTATTTCTGATGACGATAGTGATATATCTGATGATTCCGAATACATGAGCGATGTGGAAGATGATATGGCTTCTGACCAAGATTTATCTGATTCAGATGAGTCTACGGGAGAGTTTTCATCTGGGTCGTCGGACATTGAAGATGGAATGTTATCATCAGGGGATTCCACCGATTCTGATACTTCGTCCGGTACATCGGAAGATGTAGAGCCACTGGGCAAGTCTAAATACAGGACAGAAACTAAAGCCATTGCTAAATTGGAACCAATTAAAGGTGCGAAAACACATGGACCTGGAAAGGAGACATCGCGAAAGAAACAAGGTCAAGTTAAATTAGCCGTTACTGCTACGCCCACCAAAAAGTCCAAGGTCAAGCCATCACAAGGCTCTAAGGACCCTACTGTGGCTCGCTCAGGTGAACCCGGCAGAGCCAAATCATCTCTAGCAAGTTCATCAGACGAACTGATAATGGAACCGGGCGATACTGGAGGCAAAGCGAAGGGACGCAAGGCATCTGGGAAGCCGGACGCCTCTGTGGCTACCAAATCAACTCGTCCCAGCAAGGAAGTTAAACCAGGCAAAAAACGTGATGATAAGCGTAAGGAGCACCGCCATGACCCCTTGAGCGACATGGACTCGGAAGGCG AACCTAAGAGGCGCAAaaagatatcgcaattgATCGAGAAGGCTACTAAAGGCAGCTTTGCTGACATTTCAG ATATTCCGGGAGTTGAGGAATTTTTATAA
- a CDS encoding Nnucleolar GTP-binding protein 1 (NOG1) family protein — translation MHKRILGYTESGLRAKRSLYLGKVTFTTRRCVTFHKSIALITAIYILICLPTAKGYAIQSQWHKYSTLVANIGNNVCSEGGTSERNLKYHTECRVFSITENPEYNNEAFDGDNRETRNDAEINSNKEQNDTNLIDKDRDTSIGASDCRDMTTKQLSNVEFDESIEDSIDSDGISDDNIDTSRETGAVKDFGAHNETSTISELSYSTPKNEQDDKDAHETIPFKLNGPEDKVNNMLSKRIFVKKLFKRVPQISDTTSILVRSKAHVKGKVGSRQDLAMGNSNKIKNVDTVEEPVYDGKPLYAGVYNGLTPCKHTQKRIIREIKVKVDWYAHSITHQIKNVTTFYEQLLRYIHPFQYQMLMTSIYELHHTKQIKMEFKELMEQLKQYKVNIINRANNFNSKIGHVRKCREAFVMAKAFILQLDEFYKEAETYIDLYRMFAKHFRKLPVLDIKKPIVTIIGCPNVGKSTLFLDICKAPVQKINQIDLKEDLPETIGLISDVLGLKWQENVEPTVQRCQGEVKVADYKFSTKSVAVGEVHYRLENFTGEGQILDVPPLLWRNTPKINPYERLTYAALKDLPSGVIFCFDTSQKLNEQIQLYRSLESRFPHRPWINVITKGHDSDILTKEDITIVPREELIHHLYQMFSNLDSLLKAQQVDTQSK, via the exons ATGCATAAAAGAATTTTAGGGTATACAGAGAGTGGCCTACGTGCCAAAAGGTCACTGTATTTAGGAAAAGTTACATTCACAACCAGGAGGTGTGTAACCTTCCACAAGAGCATTGCACTAATAACGGCGATTTACATTTTGATTTGTCTTCCAACAGCCAAAGGATATGCCATACAATCACAATGGCATAAATATTCCACACTCGTGGCGAATATAGGAAATAATGTATGCTCGGAAGGAGGAACATCTGAAAGAAACTTAAAATATCACACAGAATGTAGAGTGTTTTCTATAACGGAAAACCCAGAATACAACAATGAAGCATTTGATGGCGATAACCGGGAAACGAGAAATGATGCCGAAATAAACAGTAATAAGGAGCAGAATGACACGAATCTAATAGACAAAGATCGTGATACAAGCATTGGCGCATCTGATTGCAGAGATATGACAACAAAACAACTTTCTAACGTTGAATTTGATGAATCAATTGAGGACAGTATAGATTCAGATGGTATATCTGATGATAATATTGATACTTCAAGAGAGACGGGGGCAGTAAAAGATTTCGGGGCCCATAATGAAACATCGACCATATCAGAATTATCTTATAGTACACCAAAAAATGAGCAAGATGATAAAGATGCACATGAAACAATCCCATTTAAACTTAACGGGCCAGAGGACAAAGTCAATAACATGCTGTCTAAACGAATATTCGTTAAAAAACTGTTCAAACGAGTGCCACAAATTAGTGATACGACAAGCATACTAGTAAGATCAAAGGCCCATGTCAAGGGTAAAGTAGGATCACGCCAAGACCTGGCAATGGGCAATTCAAACAAAATCAAAAACGTAGATACAGTAGAGGAACCTGTATACGATGGGAAACCGCTCTATGCAGGAGTGTATAATGGTCTAACACCATGCAAACATACACAAAAGAGAATTATCAGAGAAATAAAAGTTAAAGTGGATTGGTATGCCCATAGCATCACTCACCAAATCAAAAACGTTACCACGTTCTATGAACAATTGCTAAGGTATATACACCCCTTCCAGTATCAAATGCTTATGACTTCTATATACGAACTACATCATACGAAGCAAATTAAGATGGAATTTAAAGAACTAATGGAACAACTGAAACAATATaaagtaaatataataaatagaGCAAACAATTTTAATTCAAAAATAGGACATGTAAGAAAATGTAGAGAAGCATTCGTTATGGCAAAGGCGTTTATACTCCAGCTCGATGAATTCTATAAAGAAGcagaaacatatatagatcTGTACCGAATGTTCGCCAAACACTTTAGAAAACTACCGGTATTGGACATTAAAAAACCAATCGTAACTATAATAGGCTGTCCCAATGTTGGAAAGAGTACTCTATTCCTCGATATATGCAAAGCACCGGTTCAAAAGATCAATCAGATAGACCTAAAGGAAGACCTACCAGAAACTATAGGCCTCATATCAGACGTCCTGGGACTGAAGTGGCAGGAAAATGTAGAACCCACGGTACAAAGATGCCAAGGAGAAGTTAAAGTCGCAGACTACAAGTTCAGTACAAAGTCTGTTGCAGTAGGAGAGGTGCATTATAGACTTGAAAACTTTACGGGAGAAGGACAGATATTAGACGTGCCACCACTCCTGTGGAGGAATACACCTAAAATCAACCCATATGAGAGATTAACA TACGCTGCACTCAAGGACTTACCATCGGGAGTCATTTTTTGCTTCGACACGTCACAGAAACTGAATGAACAAATACAACTATACCGCTCTCTAGAATCTAGGTTCCCACATAGGCCGTGGATCAATGTTATCACCAAGGGTCATGATTCAGATATCTTAACAAAAGAG GATATCACCATTGTGCCAAGAGAAGAACTCATACACCATTTGTACCAAATGTTTAGCAACTTGGATTCCCTCCTAAAGGCGCAGCAGGTTGATACACAAAGTAAATAA
- a CDS encoding COG4 transport family protein, with translation MVDILKTLSNRLDSREVEIVDNLSLLETSATSLVEDCNARLQSCLISRVNLCLNENFDSTEDFSSRFVRAADTSACALDKLNCAVKVVDFVSVLYDFGWRILSSHKDGDHSGCKENIHSFIRTVDECKHEGYWDEVSKVLSRGYIDDVMRRLRCFVIEQLRGDLTSEQSQLYTRLAITLQARSEAYESYCKIVRMRMAEVCSKNQGSTVGVRLDGIIKCAGVLLLSQAQAVHNELGSSDYLRICREIHALTSAEACMIFRSFLISGFAPLIGDSNIDSDVDAVLSNIESSLSDDAIFFDYVSDMKTLDRVLDDIAYLSSLWCGYEASYQSIVSPIQRSMIGSIDFTPVGTDNVGSCTDATCILQSILSLYVRLENAAVTNSLNHAINSDAIYITSVDEGYVASTSTIVDDSFFVLQKAQHRAVSTGDVQAACATLNQVIAIIQGTLKGALVRNLLDSQNIYKVYLENPDNLVNYSWHKMLHEYFEHNKQDLPESVPSRFSFIHCVNNIEECFNFLSKFKTEISSCFTQEFSQQTNDKLLVESTLESLDAVMHDFHELLDMACKSALSILKYHIFEPLNAFSSISFVIDEESYSLCMSENPFLENVSVTLRLVFGHLSTFYLSSSYLRCMETLTERICKFLEHSILDKHFTMYGAVYLDSIVRSLMHVCTSYEQNNRSQFATLLLITDVLNCGTHEETSHLYSQGSRELIDRYFSLRIDADINDVPTDT, from the exons ATGGTCGATATTTTGAAGACATTGTCTAATCGCTTGGATTCTCGTGAGGTTGAGATAGTGGACAATCTGTCACTTTTAGAGACTTCAGCAACGTCTTTGGTTGAGGATTGCAACGCTAGATTACAATCCTGCTTGATCTCACGTGTAAACTTATGTCTTAATGAAAACTTCGACTCTACTGAAGACTTTAGCAGTCGCTTTGTCAGGGCTGCCGATACAAGTGCCTGTGCTCTGGACAAGTTAAACTGTGCTGTGAAGGTGGTTGATTTTGTATCTGTTTTATACGATTTTGGTTGGCGCATTTTATCGAGTCATAAGGATGGGGACCATTCAGGTTGTAAAGAGAATATCCATAGTTTCATTAGGACTGTTGACGAGTGTAAACATGAAGGTTACTGGGATGAGGTATCTAAGGTACTTTCTCGTGGTTACATTGATGATGTGATGCGTCGTTTGCGATGCTTTGTGATTGAGCAGTTGCGTGGCGATCTGACTTCAGAGCAGTCTCAGCTATACACTCGACTTGCCATTACGCTTCAAGCTCGTTCTGAGGCTTATGAATCCTACTGCAAAATTGTAAGGATGCGTATGGCTGAAGTATGCTCGAAAAATCAAGGATCTACTGTTGGAGTTCGTCTTGACGGAATTATAAAGTGTGCTGGTGTCCTGCTACTGAGTCAAGCTCAGGCCGTGCACAATGAGCTTGGTTCTAGCGACTACCTTCGTATATGTCGGGAGATCCATGCTTTGACATCTGCTGAAGCATGTATGATATTCCGCtcatttttaatatctGGTTTCGCGCCATTGATTGGCGACAGCAACATTGACTCTGATGTTGATGCTGTATTATCAAATATTGAATCCAGTTTGTCTGATGATGCTATCTTCTTTGATTACGTTTCAGACATGAAGACCTTAGACCGGGTTTTAGACGATATCGCATATTTAAGTTCACTTTGGTGTGGTTATGAGGCATCATATCAAAGCATCGTATCTCCTATACAACGCTCTATGATCGGGTCAATTGATTTTACACCTGTTGGTACGGATAACGTGGGTTCATGTACTGACGCAACTTGTATCCTTCAATCTATTTTGTCACTATATGTGCGTCTGGAGAATGCTGCAGTGACAAACAGCCTCAACCATGCCATTAACAGTGAcgctatatatatcacctcGGTTGATGAGGGCTATGTTGCTTCCACAAGTACTATTGTTGATGATTCCTTCTTTGTGCTTCAGAAGGCACAGCATCGTGCTGTGTCCACAGGTGACGTACAAGCTGCTTGCGCCACTCTTAATCAGGTTATAGCCATTATTCAGGGTACATTGAAGGGCGCTCTCGTTCGCAATTTATTGGATAGTCAGAACATATACAAAGTATATTTGGAG AATCCCGACAATCTTGTTAACTACTCATGGCATAAGATGCTACATGAATACTTTGAGCATAATAAGCAGGATTTACCAGAGTCTGTTCCATCTCGTTTTAGTTTCATTCATTGTGTGAACAACATTGAGGAATGCTTTAACTTTTTATCGAAGTTCAAGACTGAGATTTCATCTTGCTTCACTCAGGAGTTTTCTCAGCAGACTAATGACAAACTTTTAGTGGAAAGCACTTTGGAATCTTTGGATGCTGTTATGCATGATTTCCACGAGTTACTTGACATGGCATGCAAAAGTGCATTGAGTATTTTGAAG TATCATATATTCGAACCTCTGAATGCTTTTTCGTCGATTAGCTTTGTTATAGATGAAGAGTCTTATTCCTTGTGCATG TCTGAGAATCCGTTTTTGGAGAACGTATCAGTTACTCTTCGTTTGGTTTTCGGTCATCTTTCTACATTCTATTTGAGTTCCAGTTACTTGCGTTGCATGGAGACGTTAACGGAGCGCATTTGCAAGTTCCTTGAGCACAGTATATTAGACAAACACTTTACAATGTACGGCGCAGTGTACCTTGACAGCATTGTTCGCTCTCTGATGCATGTCTGCACTTCATATGAGCAAAATAATCGAAGCCAGTTTGCCACATTGCTTCTTATCACTGATGTTTTGAACTGTGGTACTCATGAGGAGACATCACACCTTTACA GTCAAGGTTCACGTGAATTGATCGATCGTTACTTTTCACTCCGCATTGATGCCGACATCAACGACGTGCCCACTGATACCTGA